CAGCCCGGCATCACCCTGCTGGACCGCCATCCGGCGCTGGAGCTGCTGACCGATGACCGCGGGCGCTGCGCCGGCGCCGCGTTGCACGACCTCGGCCTGGGACGCGCCGTGCTGGCCCGCGCCGGCGCCACGGTGCTGGCCACGGGCGGGGCCGGGCGGCTGCACATCGCGGGCTTCCCCACTTCCAACCACTATGGCGCCACGGCGGATGGGCTGGTGCTGGCCTATCGCCTCGGCGCCACGCTGCGCGAGGTGGACAGCTTCCAGTACCACCCCACCGGCATCGCCTGGCCGCCGCGCATGCAGGGCCAGCTGGTCAGCGAAGCCGCCCGTGCCTCCGGCGCTGCCCTGGTCAACGGGCTGGGCGAGCGCTTCGTCGATGAGCTGGGCCCGCGCGACGTGGTATCCGCCGCCATCCTGCGCGAGATCGCCGAAGGGCGCGGCATCCTCCGTGACGGCCGCCCCGGTGTCTTCCTCGACACGCCGGGGCTTGAGCGGGAGAAGCCCGGCATCCTCGGCAAGAGCCTGACGACGCTCGCGCATCTCGCCCATCGCGGCGGCTTCGACGCAGCGGAGGAGCCCTTCCTGATCCACCCGACGCTGCACTACCAGAATGGCGGCATCGTCATCGACCCGGATGGATGGAGCGGCGTGCCCGGCCTGCTTTGCGCGGGCGAGGTGACGGGCGGGCTGCATGGCCGCAACCGCATGATGGGCAATGCCCTGCTGGAACTGGTGGCCTTCGGCCGCCGCGCCGGGCGCGCCGCCGCCGCCGATGCGCGGGTGGAGCGCCCGCGCAATATCGGGCTGAACCATCTGGCGGACTGGCGCCGCGCCCTGATCGCCCAGGGCATGCCGCTGAGCCTCAAGGCGCCGATGATCTTTCCGCCCTACGGCAATTTCAACATGGCGACCGAGCGGGGGAGGGCGGCATGAAGGTCCTGACCGATGAGCGCATTTGCGTCGGCGCCGATCTCGCCGCCTGGATGGCGGTGGGCGGCGGCGCCGGGCTGGAGAACGCCCTGGCCGACCCGTCCGGCATCATCCCGGCCATCGAGGCCGCCGGCCTGCGCGGCCTGGGCGGCGCGGGCTTTCCCACCCACCGCAAATGGGCCGCCGTGGCGGCGCAGCCCGGCCCCGGCAAATGGGTGGTCTGCAACGGCAACGAGGACGAGCCGGGCACCTTCAAGGACCGCTTCCTGCTCTCCCGCACGCCGCATCAGGTGATCGAGGGGGCGCTGGTCGCGGCCCTGGCGGTGAAGGCCGCCAGCATCGTCCTCTACGTCAACCCGCGCGAGGCTGCCGCTGTGCGGGTGTTGCGTGAGGCGGTGACGCAATGGGAGGCGCATCCGCTCCTCGCGCGGCTGGCCGAGGCCATCGGGGAGGAGTTGCACCTCCTCGTCGTCACCGGCTCCGGCCTCTATGTCGGGGGCGAGGAGACGGCGGCGGTGGCGAGCGTCATGGGCGGCTTCCCCTTCCCCACGCTGAAGCCACCCTTTCCGGCGGAGAAGGGCGTGAACGGCGCGCCGACCCTGCTGAACAATGTCGAGACCCTGGCCCATTCCGGGCAGATTCTGAGCCATGGGGCGGAATGGTATCGCGGCCTCGGCCTTGGCGGCGCACCGGGCACCAAGCTCTTCTCGCTCTCCGGCGACGTGCTGCGCCCTGGGCTGCACGAGCTGCCCATGGGTACCCCGCTCCGCAGCCTGGTCTTCGGGCAGGGCGGCGGCATGCTGGCCGGCAAGGCCTTCAAGGCGGTCTTCACCGGCGGCCCCTCCAACACCCTGCTGACGGCGGACGACCTCGACGCGCCGCTCGATTTCGACAGCCTGCGCGCGCGGGGCTCCCGCCTCGGCACGGGGGCGATGATCGTGGTGGGGGAGGGCACGAGCATCCTGCGCAAGACGGCGGAATATGTCGCCTTCTTCGCCGCCAATTCCTGCGGCCAGTGCCCGCCCTGCAAGATCGGCACCCATCAGGTCTCCCGCATCCTGGAGCGGGTGGAGGCGGGCGCGGGGCGGCCCAGTGACCTCCAGGCGCTGGAGAACCTGGCGGAGCTGTTGCCGGGCAGCGGGCGCTGCGGGCTGGTGGACGGGGCGGCGACGGTGCTGGCCTCCTCGCTGAAGACCTTCCGGGCGGAGTATGAGCGGGCACTGGGGCAAGGCTGAGTGCCCGCTCCAGCCGCGCGGCCCAGTGCGGAGTGCCATCCGTGACGCCGGGGCCTAACGCACCGGCAGCAGCCAGGGCACGAGGGCCAGGCTCACCGCCATCACCAGCAGGGTGAAGGGCACGCCGATGCGTACGAAGTCGCCGAAGCGGTAGCGGCCCGGCCCCATCACCAGCATGTTCACCGGTGAGGATACCGGTGTCATGAAGGCCGCCGAGGCCGCCAGCGCGACGATCATGGCGAAGGGATAGGGCGAGAGCCCCATGTCCCGTGCCGTGGCCATGGCAACCGGTGCCATCAGCACGGCCGTGGCGGTATTGGAGATGAACATGCCGGTCAGGGCTGTCGCCACGAACAGGCTGGCCAGCAGGGCGTAGGGCCCGGCATCCCCCGCCAGCCCGATCAGCCCATCCGCCGCCAGCGCGATGCCGCCGGTCTTCTGCAAGGCCAGGGCGAAGGGCAGCATGCCGCCGATCAGGATGACGGTCTGCCAATGGATGGCGCGGTAGGCGCTATCCACGTCGATGCAGCGGAAGCCCAGCATCATGAGGCAGCCGATCAAAGCCGCCTGCACATGGGGCAATGTATTGCTGACCATCAGCAGGATAACGACGGCCAGGCTGAGCAAGGCCTGGGGAGCACGATCGGCGGCGGGGGACAGCTCCTCCAGATCCGCCGGCTGATGGAGCAGCACGAAGCTTCTCTTTCCGCGCTGGGAACGGTGCAGGGCCTTCCAGGGACCGACCAGCAGCAGCGTGTCCCCCGCCTGCAACTCCTCTTCCAGTAATCCCTCTCCCCAGATGTTCCGGCCACGGCGCAGACCGACCACCGTCAGCCCATAGGTGGAGCGGAATTCCGCCTCCAGCACCGACCTGCCGCAGAGGGGGGAATCGGGGGGGATGATCACCTCCGCCAAGCCGATGGGGCGTGGCTCGCGGACGGGGTCGAGATCCGCGAGCGGCGAAGGCCGCAGAGCCAGCGGGGCTGCGATCGCCCTCAACTGCTCCTCGGGGCCGGCGAAATGGGCGATCAGCACATCGCCCGGGCGCAGAACCGTCTCTGCCGTCGCGTTCAGGAAGGCGGGGGCAAAGCGCTGCGGGCGCTCAATGGCCATGATATTCAGGCCATGCCTGGCGCGCAGGCGCAGTGCCGCGAGGTTATGTCCGACCAGGGGTGAGTCGGGGCCGATGCGGAGACGCCACGAGCATCCGGTCAGCCCGTAATCCCGGATGAGCTGCGCCAGGGTTATGTGGCCGTGTTGGGTTGTCTCCTTCGGCTCCGTACCCGTCAGTGAATGACGTGCCATGGCCATATAGACGATGCCCAGCAACAGGATGGGCACGCCGAAAGGGGTGAAGCTGAAGAAGTTGAAGCCCTCATGGCCGCTCCGCACCAGTTCGCTGTTCACGATCAGGTTGGGCGGCGTGCCAACAAGCGTCATCATGCCGCTGATGAGTGCCGCAAAACTCAGCGGCATCATCATCTGGCTCGGCGGGATCCGGAGCCGCATGGTGATGCGCAACACGACCGGGATGAAGATGGCAACCACCCCGGTGGAACTCATCACCGAGCCCAGCGTCGCGACGGCCAGCATCAGCATCGCCATGAGCCTGACACTGCTGCCGCCCGTGCGGGATGCCAGCCAATCCCCGAGGCGGGAGGCGATACCGGTCTGGACCAGGCCCTCACCGATGACGAAAAGGGCCGCGATCAGCACCACGCTGGGGTCGCTGAAACCAGCCAGGGCCTCCTGAACCGTGAGAATGCCGGTCATGGGCAGAGCGACGAGCATGGCTATCGCGACGACATCCATGCGCGGCCGGCCCAGGGCAAACATGACGACCGCGATCGCAAGCAAGCCAAGCACGATGGCTAGATCAAGGGACACAACTACACTCCGGGCCGATGGCGCCATATTCCTGGGCTGCCATAGAGAAGCACCATTGCCGGGGCCATTGGAGTGCGCGCGTCACCGCTCACGACAGGCAAGGCTGCTTCCACCCTGGCGAGCCTATAACGGCCGGCATCCATGATGCGCCGCATCCGCCGGAGGCGGGACGGCCGATTTGATCGGGGCAGCGGGAAGGACGAATGGCAGCGCGGCCGTTACCGGCGGGCGGGCCTGGCAGGCAGGACACGAAGCGCGCACACGGCCTCGGCAGCCCTGACCGCAAGAGGTCTCCCGGTTGGTATCTGGAACTGGGCCGGGCCGGCGGCCGGGGCGCCCCGCCTCACGCAGCGGGTGCTTCCGGACGGCCATATGCGGGTGCCAGAGACTGGTCCGGGCGCGGGGCGTCTGGCCCGCGCCCCGCCTTGGTTACGCCCTGGGGGTTTCCAGGCCGGCCGGCTACCCGGTGCGGCGGCGATATGGGCGCGGGTGGGCGTTCCGCCTCCCCGTCACGACGCGCCCCGGGCGAAGGTGTCGCGGGCGGCGGCCAGGGCGGCCAGCGAGCGGGTCGCCGCCTTGGCTGCTCCATCGCCGTCAGCTTCGGCCATCGTGTCTTCCGCGGCCTCGATGCCGGCGTCGAGCTGCTCCCGCATCTCGTCCAGCAGCTCGCGCAGTTGATCCGGCTCATGGATCTGCCGAAGGGCGGCGATCAGGGCCTCGGCTTCACGGCGGAGCCGGGCGGCATCGTGGCCCCGCCCCACCAGCTCGGCGATGCGGGACAGGGCCGACCGGCTGGAGAGCGGAGCCGGGGAACGGGCGGTCGGGTTGGATGCACGCTTTCGCACGGCGGACCTCTGGCTCTCAGACGTCGGCTGCTCAGCCGGCATCACGGGGGAACCGCTCACTATAATGTAAGAACAAAAACCGAACAAGGCGGCGCGGAGCTATTCTTCGCCAGATCGCCGAAGTCATGGCCAGAGGGCATGGCGGGGGGCGTCAGGGCCGCTACCGGCGGTTCCGCAGCCACAGCGTCAGGAAGGCGACGGCCACCATGATGATGACTGCGGTCCGGTTCTGCGCGATAT
This genomic window from Roseomonas marmotae contains:
- a CDS encoding FAD-binding protein, producing MSGGIPHAEALASWRARMPAPPKALALPVPELLERFHPDRRPGAMVPLRVGASAGLPCRVELAALLQSDSLIEDVDIAAAPMLDADVLVIGGGGAGCVAALTAARAGARVILTTKLRFGDSNTVMAEGGIQAAVGAEDSLQRHFEDTLRAGHFIADKALVAALVSDGPAVIRWLIQEGMSFDLAEGSERMGGSLLCKKPGGATAARLLSYRDFTGLEMMRVLREAVLLQPGITLLDRHPALELLTDDRGRCAGAALHDLGLGRAVLARAGATVLATGGAGRLHIAGFPTSNHYGATADGLVLAYRLGATLREVDSFQYHPTGIAWPPRMQGQLVSEAARASGAALVNGLGERFVDELGPRDVVSAAILREIAEGRGILRDGRPGVFLDTPGLEREKPGILGKSLTTLAHLAHRGGFDAAEEPFLIHPTLHYQNGGIVIDPDGWSGVPGLLCAGEVTGGLHGRNRMMGNALLELVAFGRRAGRAAAADARVERPRNIGLNHLADWRRALIAQGMPLSLKAPMIFPPYGNFNMATERGRAA
- a CDS encoding SLC13 family permease, yielding MSLDLAIVLGLLAIAVVMFALGRPRMDVVAIAMLVALPMTGILTVQEALAGFSDPSVVLIAALFVIGEGLVQTGIASRLGDWLASRTGGSSVRLMAMLMLAVATLGSVMSSTGVVAIFIPVVLRITMRLRIPPSQMMMPLSFAALISGMMTLVGTPPNLIVNSELVRSGHEGFNFFSFTPFGVPILLLGIVYMAMARHSLTGTEPKETTQHGHITLAQLIRDYGLTGCSWRLRIGPDSPLVGHNLAALRLRARHGLNIMAIERPQRFAPAFLNATAETVLRPGDVLIAHFAGPEEQLRAIAAPLALRPSPLADLDPVREPRPIGLAEVIIPPDSPLCGRSVLEAEFRSTYGLTVVGLRRGRNIWGEGLLEEELQAGDTLLLVGPWKALHRSQRGKRSFVLLHQPADLEELSPAADRAPQALLSLAVVILLMVSNTLPHVQAALIGCLMMLGFRCIDVDSAYRAIHWQTVILIGGMLPFALALQKTGGIALAADGLIGLAGDAGPYALLASLFVATALTGMFISNTATAVLMAPVAMATARDMGLSPYPFAMIVALAASAAFMTPVSSPVNMLVMGPGRYRFGDFVRIGVPFTLLVMAVSLALVPWLLPVR
- a CDS encoding NADH-ubiquinone oxidoreductase-F iron-sulfur binding region domain-containing protein, yielding MKVLTDERICVGADLAAWMAVGGGAGLENALADPSGIIPAIEAAGLRGLGGAGFPTHRKWAAVAAQPGPGKWVVCNGNEDEPGTFKDRFLLSRTPHQVIEGALVAALAVKAASIVLYVNPREAAAVRVLREAVTQWEAHPLLARLAEAIGEELHLLVVTGSGLYVGGEETAAVASVMGGFPFPTLKPPFPAEKGVNGAPTLLNNVETLAHSGQILSHGAEWYRGLGLGGAPGTKLFSLSGDVLRPGLHELPMGTPLRSLVFGQGGGMLAGKAFKAVFTGGPSNTLLTADDLDAPLDFDSLRARGSRLGTGAMIVVGEGTSILRKTAEYVAFFAANSCGQCPPCKIGTHQVSRILERVEAGAGRPSDLQALENLAELLPGSGRCGLVDGAATVLASSLKTFRAEYERALGQG